One window of Marinobacterium aestuarii genomic DNA carries:
- the recG gene encoding ATP-dependent DNA helicase RecG has translation MTELLSDLPVTRLKGVGAALELKLERLGLHTLQDLLFHLPLRYQDRTRVVPMGALRPGDECVVTGEIKVADLMQGRRRALLCRMQDGTGTISLRFFHFSAAQKNQLLPGVRLRCFGEVRPGPGGLEMVHPEYSRIDGDGAVSVDSTLTPVYPATEGLHQTRLRSLVTLAMQYLQPGTLPDLLPETLRRQWKLPGLDDSIRYLHQPPVDANQDLLLEGRHPSQRRLAFEELLAHHLTLLNLRQQAQQQGAPALPYRGTLVKPFLAALPFPLTGAQQRVCNDVARDMTKTFPMLRLIQGDVGSGKTVVAALAALQAMENGVQAAIMAPTEILAEQHRNNFTQWLEPLGIEVAWLAGKVKGKARQKQLAAIQDGSARLVVGTHALFQDEVQFQDLGLVVVDEQHRFGVHQRLSLREKGRNGERAPHQLIMTATPIPRTLTMSAYADLDCSVIDELPPGRTPVNTVVIADGRRQEVVQRVSLACAEGRQAYWVCTLIDESEALQCQAAEVTCENLREALPDLRIGLVHGRMKATEKASVMAQFKAAELDLLVATTVIEVGVDVPNASLMIIENPERLGLAQLHQLRGRVGRGSQESFCVLMYQAPLSKQGRERLAVMRETTDGFRIAEKDLELRGPGEVLGTRQTGMMQFRIADLNRDADLLPGVREVALQIQQDASLGSAVIRRWLGQGGEYGHV, from the coding sequence ATGACAGAGCTGCTGTCGGATCTGCCGGTCACCCGGCTCAAGGGTGTGGGGGCGGCGCTGGAACTCAAGCTTGAGCGTCTGGGGCTGCATACCCTGCAGGATCTGCTGTTTCATCTGCCGCTGCGGTATCAGGACCGTACCCGGGTGGTGCCCATGGGCGCGCTGCGCCCCGGGGATGAATGCGTCGTCACCGGCGAAATCAAGGTGGCGGATTTGATGCAGGGCCGGCGCCGGGCGCTGCTGTGCCGCATGCAGGATGGTACCGGCACTATCAGCCTGCGTTTTTTTCACTTCAGCGCGGCGCAGAAAAACCAGCTGCTGCCCGGGGTTCGGCTGCGCTGTTTTGGTGAAGTGCGACCCGGGCCCGGCGGGCTTGAAATGGTGCATCCCGAGTACAGCCGCATCGATGGGGATGGCGCGGTATCTGTGGACAGCACCCTGACGCCGGTGTATCCGGCCACCGAAGGCCTGCACCAGACGCGGCTGCGCAGCCTGGTGACCCTGGCCATGCAATATTTGCAGCCCGGCACCCTGCCCGACCTGCTGCCTGAAACATTGCGCCGCCAATGGAAGCTGCCAGGGCTGGATGACTCCATCCGCTACCTGCATCAGCCGCCGGTGGATGCCAACCAGGACCTGTTGCTTGAAGGTCGGCACCCCAGCCAGCGTCGCCTCGCCTTTGAAGAGCTGCTGGCCCACCATCTGACCCTGCTGAATCTGCGCCAGCAGGCGCAACAGCAGGGGGCACCGGCGCTGCCCTATCGGGGTACTCTGGTGAAGCCGTTTCTGGCCGCCCTGCCGTTTCCCCTGACCGGCGCGCAGCAGCGGGTGTGCAACGATGTTGCCAGGGACATGACCAAAACGTTTCCCATGCTGCGTCTGATTCAGGGCGATGTTGGCTCCGGCAAAACCGTCGTGGCGGCACTGGCGGCGCTGCAGGCGATGGAAAACGGCGTCCAGGCGGCGATCATGGCGCCAACCGAAATTCTGGCCGAGCAGCACCGTAACAATTTCACCCAGTGGCTGGAGCCACTGGGTATCGAAGTGGCCTGGCTGGCCGGCAAAGTGAAAGGCAAGGCGCGGCAGAAGCAGCTGGCGGCCATTCAGGATGGCAGTGCCCGGCTGGTGGTGGGTACGCACGCGCTGTTTCAGGATGAGGTGCAGTTTCAGGATCTGGGGCTGGTGGTGGTCGATGAACAGCACCGCTTCGGCGTGCATCAGCGTCTCAGCCTGCGTGAAAAGGGGCGCAACGGCGAACGCGCGCCCCATCAGCTGATCATGACGGCAACGCCCATCCCCCGCACCCTGACCATGAGCGCCTACGCGGATCTGGACTGCTCCGTCATCGATGAACTGCCGCCGGGGCGCACACCGGTGAACACGGTGGTGATCGCCGACGGTCGCCGTCAGGAAGTGGTGCAGCGGGTAAGTCTGGCCTGCGCCGAGGGGCGTCAGGCCTACTGGGTCTGCACCCTGATCGATGAATCCGAGGCGCTGCAGTGCCAGGCCGCCGAGGTGACCTGTGAAAACCTGCGCGAAGCCCTGCCGGATCTGCGTATCGGCCTGGTGCACGGGCGCATGAAGGCGACTGAAAAGGCCAGCGTCATGGCGCAGTTCAAGGCCGCCGAACTGGATCTGCTGGTGGCCACGACTGTGATCGAGGTTGGTGTTGATGTGCCCAATGCCAGCCTGATGATTATTGAGAACCCGGAGCGCCTGGGCCTGGCGCAGTTGCACCAGCTGCGTGGGCGGGTCGGGCGCGGCAGCCAGGAGAGCTTCTGCGTGCTCATGTACCAGGCGCCGCTGTCCAAACAGGGCCGCGAGCGCCTGGCGGTCATGCGCGAAACCACCGATGGCTTTCGCATCGCCGAAAAGGATCTTGAACTGCGCGGCCCGGGCGAGGTGCTGGGGACGCGTCAGACCGGCATGATGCAGTTTCGCATTGCTGACCTGAACCGTGACGCCGACCTGCTGCCGGGGGTGCGCGAGGTTGCACTGCAGATTCAGCAGGATGCCTCGCTCGGCAGCGCCGTGATCCGGCGCTGGCTGGGTCAGGGTGGGGAATACGGCCACGTCTGA
- a CDS encoding succinylglutamate desuccinylase/aspartoacylase domain-containing protein yields the protein MNNPPSLARAGLRLEQPSLDLLPLDLGAYRRGNTGVDYCHRFESGRSGPDVVVIGLTHGNEFCGAHALCELLEQDVRPLRGSLTLMFNNVAAYQRFDPQRPYASRCVDEDGNRVWLPARLKHPDSEESRRAVRLAPLLHEADLVLDLHSTSNPVAPMLIYPELPDCSALVATLDFPFAQLLYNLGGYHPGMLVSYAMQHGRKGCHGLVAECGSHFELESAQQAHAITRRVLYRAGLLQQDALIPPWGYEPNHSAGHYRIRQVIEARTEHFSFSQPYRGFERIARGDVYAQDRGPLTAPFDNCTLIMPARIPVCGAEAVTLAEFLG from the coding sequence ATGAACAATCCACCTTCCCTCGCCCGCGCCGGGCTCAGGCTCGAGCAGCCATCGCTGGATCTGTTGCCGCTGGATCTTGGCGCCTATAGGCGCGGCAACACCGGTGTCGATTATTGCCACCGCTTCGAGTCTGGCCGCAGTGGGCCTGATGTCGTCGTCATAGGTCTGACCCATGGCAACGAGTTCTGTGGCGCCCATGCGCTCTGTGAACTGCTGGAGCAGGATGTGCGACCGCTGCGTGGCAGTCTGACGCTGATGTTCAACAATGTGGCGGCCTACCAGCGGTTTGATCCGCAGCGCCCCTATGCCAGCCGCTGCGTGGATGAAGACGGCAACAGGGTCTGGCTGCCGGCGCGACTCAAACACCCTGACAGCGAGGAAAGCCGCCGCGCCGTCCGCCTGGCGCCACTGCTGCACGAAGCCGATCTGGTGCTGGACCTGCATTCCACCAGCAATCCGGTGGCGCCTATGCTGATCTACCCCGAGCTGCCCGACTGCAGTGCTTTGGTCGCAACCCTGGACTTTCCCTTTGCGCAGCTGCTCTACAACCTCGGCGGCTATCACCCCGGCATGCTGGTTTCCTATGCCATGCAGCACGGCCGCAAGGGTTGTCATGGTCTGGTGGCCGAGTGCGGCTCACACTTTGAACTCGAAAGTGCCCAGCAGGCACATGCGATAACGCGCCGAGTGCTGTATCGTGCCGGCCTGCTGCAGCAGGACGCCCTGATACCGCCCTGGGGCTACGAGCCCAACCACAGCGCCGGGCACTACCGGATTCGGCAAGTCATAGAGGCGCGCACCGAGCACTTTAGCTTCAGCCAGCCGTACCGGGGGTTTGAGCGTATCGCGCGGGGCGACGTCTATGCACAGGATAGAGGTCCGCTGACGGCACCTTTCGATAACTGCACGTTGATCATGCCCGCACGCATTCCGGTGTGCGGTGCTGAAGCCGTGACCTTAGCCGAGTTTCTGGGATGA
- a CDS encoding DUF501 domain-containing protein, which translates to MITTLTPTQLDMIARQLGREPRGLVGIAHQTADGIPTVLQIRSLVDNRPFPTLFWLCSKDLYRAIAEIETSGWVKQIELEIQQDETLREAFRQNHVSYVAQRWQLMHPQDREQIEQLGFTRLFEQYGIGGISQWDKVRCLHMQYAHHLCGENVIGQRMDAEFGLQSLKIRI; encoded by the coding sequence ATGATAACGACATTGACGCCAACACAGCTGGACATGATTGCCCGCCAGTTAGGGCGCGAGCCGCGCGGCCTGGTGGGCATTGCCCATCAGACGGCCGATGGCATTCCCACGGTGCTGCAAATTCGCTCCCTGGTGGACAATCGCCCCTTTCCGACCCTGTTCTGGCTGTGTTCAAAGGATCTGTACCGCGCCATTGCCGAGATCGAGACCTCGGGCTGGGTGAAGCAGATTGAGCTGGAGATACAGCAGGATGAAACCCTGCGTGAAGCCTTTCGGCAGAACCATGTCAGCTATGTGGCACAGCGCTGGCAGCTGATGCATCCGCAGGATCGGGAGCAGATCGAGCAGCTGGGCTTTACCCGCCTGTTCGAGCAGTACGGTATTGGTGGTATTTCGCAGTGGGACAAGGTGCGCTGCCTGCATATGCAGTACGCCCATCATCTGTGTGGCGAGAATGTCATCGGCCAGCGCATGGATGCGGAATTCGGTCTGCAGAGCCTGAAAATCCGCATCTGA
- a CDS encoding YfhL family 4Fe-4S dicluster ferredoxin, translated as MALMITDECINCDVCEPECPNEAITPGDEIYEIDPGKCTECVGHYDTPQCVEVCPVDCIPKDPDHVETQDQLMIKYSVLTGQ; from the coding sequence ATGGCATTGATGATTACCGACGAATGCATCAACTGTGATGTATGCGAGCCAGAATGCCCGAACGAGGCGATCACTCCGGGTGATGAAATCTATGAGATCGACCCGGGCAAATGCACCGAGTGCGTAGGCCACTACGATACGCCACAGTGCGTTGAAGTCTGCCCGGTCGACTGTATTCCCAAGGACCCGGATCATGTGGAAACGCAGGATCAGCTGATGATCAAATACAGCGTCCTGACGGGCCAGTAA
- the coaD gene encoding pantetheine-phosphate adenylyltransferase, protein MNTAVYPGTFDPITNGHTDLVQRAARIFDRVVVSVAASPKKEPMLPLEQRVELAREVLQHLPNVEVIGFNCLLADLVEQQSANIILRGLRAVSDFEYEFQLANMNRKLAPQAESMFLTPAEHLSYISSTLIREIASLGGDVSKFVHPAVSKAMQESLGL, encoded by the coding sequence ATGAATACGGCTGTCTATCCCGGCACCTTTGATCCGATTACTAATGGTCACACCGACCTCGTTCAACGTGCCGCGCGCATCTTTGACCGGGTCGTGGTTTCAGTGGCGGCAAGCCCGAAAAAAGAACCCATGCTGCCACTTGAACAGCGCGTTGAGCTGGCCAGGGAAGTACTGCAGCACTTGCCCAATGTTGAAGTCATTGGCTTCAACTGCCTGCTGGCCGACCTGGTAGAGCAACAGAGCGCCAATATAATACTGCGAGGATTGCGGGCCGTATCGGATTTCGAATACGAATTTCAGCTGGCCAACATGAATCGCAAGCTTGCACCGCAGGCTGAAAGCATGTTTCTGACCCCGGCGGAACATCTTTCCTACATATCCTCGACCCTGATTCGCGAGATCGCGAGCCTGGGCGGTGATGTGAGCAAATTTGTTCATCCTGCTGTCTCAAAAGCCATGCAGGAAAGTCTGGGACTATAA
- a CDS encoding M48 family metallopeptidase, which produces MKHKMSRVWGRMILPVSLLLLSGCMSLQAVDAGLYNVVGAVSEQDRVTGERSLSLAGRSAQIRQGNAAVEQLLRAESKINEQLDEVQYARLTRLFDRVQRISHLKSERWQPVLIDRPDFNAFTTGGTYIVVHLGLMQQLQDDDELAAVIAHEVAHTVANHAFESQGFQTLATLTGSNSAARNGYQAAFTHENEREADRIAVLYAALAGFDPTAASRIWARQYREEGNAGGLFFHTHPVNRERAEETAATARLVQGYYRKGQENPDAAALLESNVLWQKRNDTMAAGQGGGVAALLGTTVGSYVKHQGVKQEESRQSQQQARLAAFMQQMQPLGETVIDQNSWQVRWRYSGQSALDNLVMGVLIKDQEGKVQRYIAQVPGTVQPGQAFEAKFRSPQLNVGAFASMQLKYYVDDASPR; this is translated from the coding sequence ATGAAGCACAAAATGTCGCGGGTCTGGGGCCGGATGATACTTCCGGTATCGTTACTGCTGCTGTCAGGCTGTATGTCTCTGCAGGCGGTCGACGCGGGTCTTTACAATGTGGTGGGTGCGGTCAGTGAGCAGGACAGGGTTACCGGTGAGCGCAGCCTCTCGCTCGCCGGGCGCAGTGCGCAGATTCGCCAGGGCAACGCTGCGGTCGAGCAGCTGCTGCGTGCGGAAAGCAAAATCAACGAGCAGCTGGATGAGGTCCAGTACGCGCGCCTGACGCGTCTGTTTGATCGGGTGCAGCGCATCAGTCATCTCAAGTCCGAACGCTGGCAGCCAGTCCTGATTGATCGCCCGGACTTCAACGCCTTTACCACTGGCGGCACCTATATAGTGGTGCACCTGGGGCTGATGCAGCAGCTGCAGGATGACGATGAGCTGGCGGCGGTGATTGCCCATGAGGTGGCGCACACAGTGGCCAATCATGCGTTTGAGAGCCAGGGTTTCCAGACACTGGCGACCTTGACGGGCTCGAATTCTGCGGCCCGCAATGGCTATCAGGCGGCCTTTACCCATGAAAATGAACGTGAAGCGGATCGTATTGCGGTGCTCTATGCCGCCCTGGCCGGTTTTGATCCCACGGCCGCCAGTCGCATCTGGGCGCGGCAGTACCGTGAAGAGGGCAATGCCGGCGGGCTCTTCTTCCACACCCACCCGGTAAACCGCGAACGGGCCGAGGAAACGGCGGCAACGGCGCGCCTGGTACAGGGTTATTACCGCAAGGGCCAGGAGAACCCGGACGCTGCAGCCCTGCTGGAGAGCAATGTCCTCTGGCAGAAGCGCAACGATACGATGGCCGCCGGCCAGGGTGGCGGCGTTGCCGCGCTGCTGGGCACGACAGTGGGCTCCTATGTGAAGCATCAGGGCGTCAAGCAGGAAGAGTCCCGCCAGTCGCAGCAGCAGGCGCGTCTGGCCGCGTTTATGCAGCAGATGCAGCCCCTGGGTGAAACCGTGATTGATCAGAACAGCTGGCAGGTGCGCTGGCGTTACAGTGGCCAGAGTGCGCTGGATAATCTGGTGATGGGCGTGCTGATCAAGGATCAGGAGGGCAAGGTGCAGCGCTATATCGCTCAGGTCCCGGGCACTGTGCAGCCCGGACAGGCGTTCGAGGCGAAGTTCCGTTCGCCGCAGCTGAACGTCGGGGCCTTTGCATCTATGCAGCTCAAATACTATGTGGATGACGCCAGCCCACGTTAG
- a CDS encoding TetR family transcriptional regulator, with the protein MARRTPQEAEQTRQALLMAALEVFSQRGAATATLKDVATHAGVTHGALYWHFKNRDALLEALFQRVSLPFDRHYLEQLQASRQQALNALEGYLLGLLREITGDAQAQQVYQLFYAGNDSCAGVAALAQQRQRALNQGVGHIHYFLKQARKQQLVGLKKSQLEPMAKSICCLLLGVVQSLLLAPELFSCREQGSLLVRSCLRGL; encoded by the coding sequence ATGGCAAGGCGCACCCCGCAGGAAGCAGAACAAACCCGACAGGCGTTGCTGATGGCGGCACTGGAGGTTTTCAGTCAGCGAGGCGCAGCCACGGCAACGCTCAAGGATGTGGCGACCCATGCCGGCGTGACCCACGGGGCCCTGTACTGGCATTTCAAAAATCGTGACGCCCTGCTGGAGGCGCTGTTTCAGCGGGTTTCACTCCCCTTTGACCGGCATTATCTTGAGCAGCTGCAGGCGTCGCGGCAGCAGGCACTGAATGCCCTGGAGGGCTACCTGCTGGGGTTGTTGCGGGAAATTACCGGGGATGCACAGGCGCAGCAGGTTTATCAGCTGTTTTATGCCGGCAATGACAGCTGCGCCGGCGTTGCCGCATTGGCGCAGCAACGTCAGCGGGCGCTGAATCAGGGCGTGGGGCATATCCACTATTTTCTCAAGCAGGCACGCAAGCAGCAGCTGGTCGGGCTGAAAAAATCCCAGCTCGAACCCATGGCCAAATCCATCTGCTGTCTGCTATTGGGGGTGGTGCAGTCGCTGTTGCTGGCACCAGAGCTGTTTTCCTGCCGTGAGCAGGGTTCGCTCTTGGTGCGCAGCTGTTTGCGCGGCCTCTAA
- the rsmD gene encoding 16S rRNA (guanine(966)-N(2))-methyltransferase RsmD: MPKPTHSNRSPRIPEPISGELRIIAGSWRGRKLKFPALTGLRPTPNRVRETLFNWVQASVQGARCLDLFAGSGALGLEALSRGAGSVTFIDNATQAVRQLRDNLQLLKADNADVQTAAAMDWLQRHELGAAPGYDLVFLDPPFNCDLLPQACELLESRNLLASQALIYIESESALGTPLLPDNWRQLRSKTAGKVSYSLYIRDPGTDTDPG, translated from the coding sequence ATGCCCAAACCTACCCATTCAAACCGGTCTCCCCGTATACCCGAGCCCATCAGCGGCGAGCTGCGCATCATTGCCGGCAGCTGGCGCGGTCGCAAACTCAAGTTCCCGGCCCTGACCGGCCTGCGCCCCACGCCCAACCGCGTCCGCGAAACGCTGTTTAACTGGGTGCAGGCGTCGGTGCAGGGAGCGCGCTGTCTGGATCTGTTTGCCGGCAGTGGCGCCCTGGGGCTCGAAGCCCTGTCCCGTGGTGCAGGCTCAGTGACCTTTATCGACAACGCGACCCAAGCCGTACGCCAGCTGCGGGATAACCTGCAACTGCTCAAAGCGGACAACGCCGACGTACAGACAGCCGCCGCCATGGACTGGCTCCAGCGCCATGAGCTGGGGGCAGCCCCCGGCTATGACCTGGTGTTTCTGGATCCGCCATTTAACTGTGATCTGCTGCCCCAGGCCTGCGAACTGCTGGAGTCCCGCAACCTGCTGGCCAGCCAGGCGCTGATCTACATCGAATCGGAATCCGCGCTTGGCACACCGCTACTGCCGGACAACTGGCGCCAGCTGCGCAGCAAAACCGCAGGCAAGGTTAGCTACAGTCTTTATATCCGCGATCCAGGCACCGATACAGACCCTGGCTGA